The Populus alba chromosome 6, ASM523922v2, whole genome shotgun sequence genome contains a region encoding:
- the LOC118048068 gene encoding uncharacterized protein isoform X1: MAKNEDTGSPGWRTSLFLQTTEDVVKAVAAAATTVPSPRPSVVFSSKDDHGDSQFQKLQRHFSRMLKGFSPPPPEVKSGTYNPEVLTSQKRQWAKFQLQYLDHRPLKAPSRLIESMVVVGLHPNCDLQALQRQYGPRKSEGSGILQGALGCQNQSRIEPILEPQVLFVYPPEKQLPLKYKDLVSFCFPGGLEVHAVERTPSMSELNEILLGQEHLKQSDLSFVFRLQVADDSTLYGCCVLVEEIVQKPSGLLSMVSDKQSSRSSLSRYMLTTYRCYCILSRLPFFELHFGLLSSIFTEERLERLTKNIGFLDLESSEGYCKEENLGDNLDGVSTNYRAAEDILDGTTEISQSSLRDSTPGGFADEKSHVEPQILEEHIHSLKKGVNDDAVPIYSENEMVSAKGEPGRVNLEDCDVDDFPLNKQAQERRLPNAIRPLLRHCQYESSESSSSFQGSPSEDRNFRSDVDDMETEEASFSGQEDSSDHIDILEWAKANNHGSLQLLCEYYRLHCPARGSTLRFQPLEHLHPLEYRRPDEAVLHVNGSTIDLRSCSTSLEFAEARSALSAEEEATALSTWAISCICGSLRLEHILTMFAGALLEKQIVVVCSNLGILSASVLSIVPLIRPYRWQSLLMPILPDDMLEFLDAPVPYIVGVKNKTSEVQSKLSNVILVDANKNQVKSPGIPQLPKHRELLSSLSPYHSKLVGESYLARKRPVYECTDVQVEAAKGFLGVLRSYLDSLCSNLRSHTITNVQSNNDKVSLLLKESFIDSFLSRDRPFMKLFVDTQLFSVHTDLVLSFFQKE; the protein is encoded by the exons ATGGCGAAGAATGAAGACACTGGTAGTCCTGGTTGGAGGACTTCATTATTTTTGCAGACAACAGAAGATGTTGTGAAAGCTGTGGCAGCCGCAGCCACCACTGTGCCATCGCCAAGGCCATCTGTGGTATTTTCATCCAAGGATGATCATGGTGATAGCCAATTCCAGAAGCTACAGCGCCATTTTAGCAGAATGCTAAAAGGGTTTTCTCCTCCTCCGCCAGAAGTGAAAAGTGGAACTTATAATCCAGAAGTTCTTACTAGCCAAAAACGTCAGTGGGCAAAATTTCAGTTACAGTACTTG GACCATAGGCCTTTAAAGGCGCCATCGAGGCTTATAGAGAGCATGGTAGTTGTTGGACTTCACCCTAATTGTGATCTTCAAGCACTCCAGAGGCAATATGGTCCCAGAAAGTCTGAAGGTTCTGGGATATTGCAAGGTGCACTTGGTTGTCAAAATCAGTCACGTATAGAACCCATTCTTGAGCCCCAG gttttgtttgtttatccTCCAGAAAAGCAGCTGCCACTTAAATACAAAGATCTTGTATCATTTTGCTTCCCTGGAGGCCTGGAG GTTCATGCAGTTGAGAGAACTCCTTCCATGAGCGAGTTGAATGAAATTCTTCTTGGGCAG GAGCACCTTAAACAAAGTGACCTGTCATTTGTATTTCGATTACAG GTTGCTGATGATTCAACATTGTATGGGTGTTGTGTGTTAGTTGAAGAAATTGTGCAAAAACCCTCTGGATTGCTTTCGATGGTTTCAGATAAACAGTCTTCCCGCTCATCTTTGAGCCGTTACATGCTCACCACGTACAGATGTTACTGCATTCTCTCAAGGCTTCCATTTTTTGAATTACATTTTGGTTTATTGAGCAG CATCTTCACAGAAGAAAGGTTGGAGcgattaacaaaaaatataggcTTTTTAGACTTGGAATCCTCAGAGGGTTATTGCAAGGAAGAAAATTTAGGTGACAATTTAGATGGTGTATCAACGAATTATAGAGCTGCAGAGGACATACTAGATGGAACGACAGAAATATCCCAATCCAGCTTAAGGGATTCTACACCTGGAGGTTTTGCTGATGAAAAGAGTCACGTGGAGCCTCAAATTCTTGAGGAGCATATTCATTCTTTGAAGAAAGGTGTCAATGATGATGCTGTTCCTATTTATTCTGAAAACGAGATGGTTTCAGCCAAAGGTGAACCTGGTAGAGTAAACTTGGAAGATTGTGATGTTGATGATTTTCCATTGAACAAGCAAGCACAAGAAAGACGATTACCAAATGCTATTCGGCCACTCCTTCGCCATTGTCAGTATGAAAGCTCTGAATCTTCCTCCAG CTTCCAGGGTTCTCCCAGTGAGGATAGAAACTTTAGGAGTGATGTTGATGATATGGAGACGGAGGAGGCATCGTTTTCCGGGCAAGAAGATTCCAGTGATCACATTGATATTCTGGAATGGGCTAAG GCAAACAATCATGGATCATTGCAGTTACTGTGTGAATATTACCGGCTGCATTGCCCTGCTAGGGGTTCCACTCTTAGATTTCAGCCTTTGGAGCATCTTCATCCCTTAGAATATCGTAGACCTGATGAAGCTGTTTTACATGTTAATGGCTCAACTATTGATTTGAGATCATGCAGCACAAGTCTGGAGTTTGCAGAG GCACGCAGTGCACTCTCTGCAGAGGAGGAAGCCACTGCATTATCAACTTGGGCCATTTCATGCATATGCGGATCCTTGcgacttgagcat ATCTTAACAATGTTTGCGGGAGCCCTGCTAGAGAAGCAGATTGTGGTTGTGTGTTCTAATTTG GGAATCTTGTCTGCTTCAGTTTTGTCAATTGTCCCTCTCATTCGTCCCTATCGGTGGCAAAGCTTGTTAATGCCA ATTTTACCAGATGACATGCTGGAGTTTTTGGATGCTCCTGTTCCATACATT GTTGGTGTTAAGAACAAAACCAGTGAAGTACAATCAAAATTAAGCAATGTCATTTTGGTTGATGCTAACAAGAACCAG GTGAAGTCACCAGGGATACCACAACTGCCAAAACACAGGGAGCTGTTATCATCCCTAAGTCCTTATCATTCTAAGCTTGTTGGAGAAAGCTATTTGGCCAGAAAGAGGCCAGTGTATGAGTGTACAGATGTGCAG GTTGAGGCTGCCAAGGGTTTTCTAGGGGTTTTAAGATCTTACTTGGATTCGCTTTGCTCTAACCTGCGTTCTCATACAATAACAAATGTACAATCCAATAATGACAAG GTATCATTGCTCTTAAAGGAGAGTTTCATAGATTCGTTCCTTAGTCGTGATCGACCATTTATGAAG CTTTTCGTGGACACGCAGCTCTTCTCTGTACATACAGATCTTGTTCTTTCGTTTTTCCAGAAGGAATAG
- the LOC118048068 gene encoding uncharacterized protein isoform X2 produces the protein MAKNEDTGSPGWRTSLFLQTTEDVVKAVAAAATTVPSPRPSVVFSSKDDHGDSQFQKLQRHFSRMLKGFSPPPPEVKSGTYNPEVLTSQKRQWAKFQLQYLDHRPLKAPSRLIESMVVVGLHPNCDLQALQRQYGPRKSEGSGILQGALGCQNQSRIEPILEPQVLFVYPPEKQLPLKYKDLVSFCFPGGLEVHAVERTPSMSELNEILLGQEHLKQSDLSFVFRLQVADDSTLYGCCVLVEEIVQKPSGLLSMVSDKQSSRSSLSRYMLTTYRCYCILSRLPFFELHFGLLSSIFTEERLERLTKNIGFLDLESSEGYCKEENLGDNLDGVSTNYRAAEDILDGTTEISQSSLRDSTPGGFADEKSHVEPQILEEHIHSLKKGVNDDAVPIYSENEMVSAKGEPGRVNLEDCDVDDFPLNKQAQERRLPNAIRPLLRHCQYESSESSSSFQGSPSEDRNFRSDVDDMETEEASFSGQEDSSDHIDILEWAKANNHGSLQLLCEYYRLHCPARGSTLRFQPLEHLHPLEYRRPDEAVLHVNGSTIDLRSCSTSLEFAEARSALSAEEEATALSTWAISCICGSLRLEHILTMFAGALLEKQIVVVCSNLGILSASVLSIVPLIRPYRWQSLLMPILPDDMLEFLDAPVPYIVWPLHINTCRLVLRTKPVKYNQN, from the exons ATGGCGAAGAATGAAGACACTGGTAGTCCTGGTTGGAGGACTTCATTATTTTTGCAGACAACAGAAGATGTTGTGAAAGCTGTGGCAGCCGCAGCCACCACTGTGCCATCGCCAAGGCCATCTGTGGTATTTTCATCCAAGGATGATCATGGTGATAGCCAATTCCAGAAGCTACAGCGCCATTTTAGCAGAATGCTAAAAGGGTTTTCTCCTCCTCCGCCAGAAGTGAAAAGTGGAACTTATAATCCAGAAGTTCTTACTAGCCAAAAACGTCAGTGGGCAAAATTTCAGTTACAGTACTTG GACCATAGGCCTTTAAAGGCGCCATCGAGGCTTATAGAGAGCATGGTAGTTGTTGGACTTCACCCTAATTGTGATCTTCAAGCACTCCAGAGGCAATATGGTCCCAGAAAGTCTGAAGGTTCTGGGATATTGCAAGGTGCACTTGGTTGTCAAAATCAGTCACGTATAGAACCCATTCTTGAGCCCCAG gttttgtttgtttatccTCCAGAAAAGCAGCTGCCACTTAAATACAAAGATCTTGTATCATTTTGCTTCCCTGGAGGCCTGGAG GTTCATGCAGTTGAGAGAACTCCTTCCATGAGCGAGTTGAATGAAATTCTTCTTGGGCAG GAGCACCTTAAACAAAGTGACCTGTCATTTGTATTTCGATTACAG GTTGCTGATGATTCAACATTGTATGGGTGTTGTGTGTTAGTTGAAGAAATTGTGCAAAAACCCTCTGGATTGCTTTCGATGGTTTCAGATAAACAGTCTTCCCGCTCATCTTTGAGCCGTTACATGCTCACCACGTACAGATGTTACTGCATTCTCTCAAGGCTTCCATTTTTTGAATTACATTTTGGTTTATTGAGCAG CATCTTCACAGAAGAAAGGTTGGAGcgattaacaaaaaatataggcTTTTTAGACTTGGAATCCTCAGAGGGTTATTGCAAGGAAGAAAATTTAGGTGACAATTTAGATGGTGTATCAACGAATTATAGAGCTGCAGAGGACATACTAGATGGAACGACAGAAATATCCCAATCCAGCTTAAGGGATTCTACACCTGGAGGTTTTGCTGATGAAAAGAGTCACGTGGAGCCTCAAATTCTTGAGGAGCATATTCATTCTTTGAAGAAAGGTGTCAATGATGATGCTGTTCCTATTTATTCTGAAAACGAGATGGTTTCAGCCAAAGGTGAACCTGGTAGAGTAAACTTGGAAGATTGTGATGTTGATGATTTTCCATTGAACAAGCAAGCACAAGAAAGACGATTACCAAATGCTATTCGGCCACTCCTTCGCCATTGTCAGTATGAAAGCTCTGAATCTTCCTCCAG CTTCCAGGGTTCTCCCAGTGAGGATAGAAACTTTAGGAGTGATGTTGATGATATGGAGACGGAGGAGGCATCGTTTTCCGGGCAAGAAGATTCCAGTGATCACATTGATATTCTGGAATGGGCTAAG GCAAACAATCATGGATCATTGCAGTTACTGTGTGAATATTACCGGCTGCATTGCCCTGCTAGGGGTTCCACTCTTAGATTTCAGCCTTTGGAGCATCTTCATCCCTTAGAATATCGTAGACCTGATGAAGCTGTTTTACATGTTAATGGCTCAACTATTGATTTGAGATCATGCAGCACAAGTCTGGAGTTTGCAGAG GCACGCAGTGCACTCTCTGCAGAGGAGGAAGCCACTGCATTATCAACTTGGGCCATTTCATGCATATGCGGATCCTTGcgacttgagcat ATCTTAACAATGTTTGCGGGAGCCCTGCTAGAGAAGCAGATTGTGGTTGTGTGTTCTAATTTG GGAATCTTGTCTGCTTCAGTTTTGTCAATTGTCCCTCTCATTCGTCCCTATCGGTGGCAAAGCTTGTTAATGCCA ATTTTACCAGATGACATGCTGGAGTTTTTGGATGCTCCTGTTCCATACATT GTTTGGCCACTTCACATTAACACTTGTAGGTTGGTGTTAAGAACAAAACCAGTGAAGTACAATCAAAATTAA